A window of the Chionomys nivalis chromosome 25, mChiNiv1.1, whole genome shotgun sequence genome harbors these coding sequences:
- the LOC130866623 gene encoding ATP synthase F(0) complex subunit C2, mitochondrial-like → MYACSKFISIYSLVRSTSQLLSYPLSAVELNPQTRRDEALSSLAVSPLSFDLLIPSRSFQTSVISRDIDTAAKFIGAGVATVGVAGSGAGIGTVLGSLITGYAQKPSLKQQPFSYTILGFALSEVIGLFYLMVAFLILFVM, encoded by the coding sequence ATGTATGCCTGTTCCAAGTTCATCTCCATCTACTCCTTGGTCAGGAGCACCTCTCAGCTGCTGAGTTATCCACTGTCTGCAGTGGAGCTGAACCCACAGACACGGAGAGATGAGGCCCTCAGCAGCTTGGCAGTCAGTCCCTTGTCCTTTGACCTACTCATCCCTAGCCGCAGCTTCCAAACCAGTGTCATTTCCAGAGACATCGACACAGCCGCCAAGTTCATTGGGGCTGGGGTTGCTACTGTTGGGGTGGCTGGCTCTGGGGCTGGGATTGGAACTGTTTTGGGGAGCCTCATCACTGGTTATGCCCAGAAGCCTTCTCTGAAGCAACAGCCCTTCTCCTACACCATTCTGGGCTTTGCCCTCTCCGAGGTCATTGGGCTCTTTTACCTAATGGTGGCCTTTCTCATCCTCTTCGTCATGTGA